The DNA segment AAATATACACTGATATATTCCTTTTGGGAATGGCTCACTATCATGATCGATTTATTGCAAAGTTACGATAAGATAATCCCTAGATTACCATTTATGCGTGTTTACTTTCTGTAAATCGTCTGTACACACAAAATACCGTTACTCCGTAAACTTCCTTTTCAACTATTTCAAACACCAAAATTATCAAGCTTGGTGGCCAAAATGTAAATAACAAACGTCAGTTGTCACTAACGTCAACTGTCACAAATCGactgtaatattttttactacctTTTTAAGAGTTAGGACTTTTTAAGCCAAAAGCTTTACCATTTTCGACAtagatttttcacttttttttattctaataattattattagaataaaaaaagtaaaaaatctaTTATGATATTtgaatggctgtatgggcaacgctccctttccCTGTTCCGACCGggacgaataaaaaaaaaactattatgatatttgaattttataattgaaataaacaattataaaattcaaataatttaaaacaggACGCGACCTATGGATTGGACGCGACCTAGACGCGACGTATACTTGTTCAAAAGCAACAAAGTGTCAACATGGTGTCAAGTGTCAACGTTGCGTCCTTTGGTTGCGTCGAGGTTGCCGGTTGCGTCTTGTGGTCTTGATTGCGTCGGACGTTTCTATGGAAACTCAAATACATTCTGAAACTTTATTTTACGTGGTTTAAacggtttaaaatatattatcctctTTGTTTTTTGGTTTATTCTTTGAAAGTTGAAACCAAATAATTTGAAACATCGTACAAACCATACAGAAATACCTACAGTTGGTACAAACATCGTGCAGCTACATAATATTGAACGGATATATCTAAATAACAACAATAATGCAGGATTACCATAAATCTAATAAGATACCAAGTCTTTTATGGATAAAATCATCACTTAACTGTTTTAAATTTAGGTAAGTATTTACTTACTTTTGTCTGTAAGTATAACGAAAATTTTACCAAACTATAAGCAGTAAGCTAAGTAATTTTCTTTTAAGAATCAAGCTAAAGCCGAGGGAAGGAGTAGTAAAGTTTCCCAAATTTTGTGATTCAGAACCTACAAACATCAATGAAAGCGGTACCAGTGATTACGTATTTGAATGGCATGAAAAAGTATTTAGCCGATGGGAATTCAACCATTACTCGGAACCAAACAACTGTATTTTGGAAAACGAAAAAGAATACAACAGAAAAATACAGAATGAAGATTATAAAGTATCGCAAATGTTCACTTATTTGGACAGTGAGAGAATGCCCAAGgttgaaataaaaaagtctGAAGAAACATCGCTCATAGAAAGGGTACGGGAAAGAATATCCAACGATGTCACTAGTTCTACAAGGCACTTGTTCAAAAGTGAATTGGATCTAAATAGCAACGATGAACAGTGGCAATCGATGCATATCGTTTGGGACAACTCGGAATATAACGAGTAAGTGTTGCGCCTGTAGTTTTTGTAAAACGTACAAAAGACGattgctatttatttttatcaggcgtttttaaaatacaaattttgcaTTGCAGGTTATTCGTAGGTTTCTTGTTGGTTTTgggttttttattgtaatttccGGCTTTACACTTTTAGTAGCAGAGTGATTTTaatgtcattaatcattatactaCAATTAGGAAGCCTTTACAAAGACCTTGTTTTAGAAGAACAGTAACATTGAAAGCAaaggcgtcgccagccgatggcgcaggagGGGGGCGGGGGGGAAGTTGACTTTAcatactacaattcatacttttctcattctctctctataaatgagaaaagtaggtatgaattgtaggtaaagtcaatagcacatgaagcttttcacttgtactacgagccttacatctattaccagatttaatattatagtggtcgttgtttgcattatatttggcaacttttttagaatctctggggggggggggcagctgcccctccctgccccaccttggcgacgcccttgattGAAAGTACTGTCAACTATAAACCTAGTAATCTGTAGTACAGTTTATGTATCATTAAAGTTCCAAGAGTTAAGATAATAAGTACCGTATCttattaattagttttgtatttaagaaaatgctttatgtttaattattatacatttaaaattttcagagattcCCAAATACTTTTTAAAGATGAGTGTCTACTTCTCTCTCTTAACTACAATCCTAGCAACAATACTCTACTAATGTCACCTAGAGAGAACGACATAGATTATAACCCCTACGACGTGTACACTGGTGCAGGGGTGCTTGGGTTCCAATATGGCGTCCAGGTTATAGAGGAGCAGAATGATGAGGAGGAACTTGTGGCTTTGGTGAGGATattatcaggggttcccaaactaaACCAAAGACAACAAACAGAAACCTTTTATTCCGTAGAATACCAGGGGTGCGGATTAACTACCTGCTTAAAGTAAACCTTTTGTAATAAGCCGCTCCTATGGTatacaagcttttgcccgcggcttcgctcgcgttaagaagtattattatatacaaactttcatcccctatttgaaccccttggggttggaattatcaaaatcctttcttagcggatgcctacgtacgttataacatctacctgcatgccaaatttcagtccaacccgtccagtagtttgggctgtgcgttgatagatcattcagtcagtcacctttgagttttatatatatagattttgcgTTTAATTAGTTTTTCTGATGACTGTTGCGTACTTATAGGTACTCCAATCCaaattcaaaataccttaaacaaCTGAATTCATCGATCGATTGTTATTTTGAGATATTCGGTTTTGAATTTCCTCTTTGCTTGCGGCTTAGGCCTTGGGCAATaagtattacttaaatatttaaattcaataAGGATTCCTGCAATTATTCTAGGTGAACAAACTCAACAGCAAGTTGGACAAGAAACAAAAGAGCGTGCTACAGTTTGTTGCGCCGCCACTGGGGAGGAACATCACTTCAGTCCACTTCGAAATTGTCACTGGAGAGAATTTTGACCACGACAACGTTTATGTGGAGTATACAATAAAGGTTTGTATGGATTAATTAGCaacgaagaaatttattcttaggcagttgacgaATCTAAGTCATTACCACCTAACCTATCTAAGtacctttttttcttttttcccccaccccaccactcccaccacctacggcctgccagcacgcagattatcagaaaaggttgttcagggaagtagctaacggagttttaatacagctgaagccacatgaccgatttggtcgccagctctcCGTTGAATCCGACTGATCAcatctaacattgaattgacataatctcaCCAATTGATGTAGGTCCattaactgcctatgaatcaatttcttcggtgGTACAAAAACATCGATATTGCGTTTTTCTCGCGTTGCTGTgaaagagacagcaatataTTATATCCACGCACGAGTGAAAAGACAACTTGAATGTTTTTATTTGGctcttttatcaaaaatatttcagtCTATAAAAGCTGATGCTTCTTCACCTATTGTTTTCTTCATTAGGTTCCAAACGAAATAGATTGCTCCGGAGACCTCCACGGCCGCACCCATGTCAGCAAAATGCTGGAAGATGGTTCGAGTAGGTGCTATTTTGGACACGTGATGAATTTTGAACTAGAATACAATAATGGTTTTGGTAAGTATTTTCAATTTAGCTTCACTCAGACCACAGTGGCGGCGCAAGACAAAAATTTTATGTGggcaaagtatattattttgcgaggccccctgatggaTGATGCAAGAAGACGGATTTTGTTAAATGATTTTTTTGAAACTCGTAAATCCTAAAAACATCGCGCTGTCCAAGAGGCGCGAGGCCCTAGGGCCGCGAGGCCGTGGGTGGTCGCCCACACCGCCCACGCCTTACGCCACCTCTGGCGTCACTTGTGCCagggggttaaaaataagtaataagtgcAAGCGACTTGGTGTAAAAGATCTCATTTAAACTAAATGCtacattattacaataaaataataaaataaaaaaaaatgaaaaaaaggaCGAACAGTCCAGAggcggccacaattttataataataaaaaaaaatgctacatTAAAATAGTGCTTACCGTAATTAATTAACTGCTTGTTATTGAATGAAAGTGATTTTAAACTTCTTCTAAAGTTCTATAGTATTCTTTAAATCAATTTTCAGACCCGCCTCCCCTAACAATATACTTTGAGGTCATATCTGTGGACTGGTGGCGGAGACATCGCACGGAGGGCTACGCTTACATCAAAGTAGCTCTTGTTCCGGGGAATAACGAAGAAACCCGGCTAGAGTGTAGGAGACCAGAAGAAGATAAGAGAGAAGCTGAAAGAAGACGCTTCTTTGTGGGAGAATGTCATCTGATTAAGGATTTGCGGGTGTTGGATCATCCGCAGGACTATGTAAGTGTTGCATACAGGAATATATTATTGTGTCGGTTTGATGCATGATGCAAGATCTCAaaggtgttttttttaagtatcaccgcgaaaaatctaaataataaaataaccaaaaaaggttatggacgaacagtccatagacggccccaattttataattaaaaaaaaagtaagtatcaTGTTGTTAGTAGGTTTATGAATGATTATAATAACGTAAGATCCATAAAAACTAACCATACTTTTTAAACAACAGGAAATTCTTATTTTCAGGACGCAAAATTCAGGTTCGTCACATCAGGTGATATCACTGTTCGTTGGAACGTCATCACCCAAGCTCACAACCCTGGGTCTCAGCCTTCTGGCCCCAGTTCAGCATCACGACTGCTTCAGGGGGCGGAAGATGCTCTGCAGCAGTACAGCAGAGCAAAGGCAACTTTGGCGTCCGCTACTGAAGATTTAGATGCTATTTATGGATCTGGAGATAGGTAACCAATACTAATTGGTTCAGCAGAACATTCAGATATTGTTTGTGGAACTGACCTTTTTGGTGTGCCCCAACTTAAAGTGAGGTTTTTTGGACATGTAAGGAACCATATTGTGTCGataagatttaaataaatagaaataaaataactattttaaaaatgcgTCTTATTCTTACATTTgtacttaaaaaaatcaaataacagaataaataaattgattacTCCGATTAAAAGTTTTAACCTTTTAATTATTAAGGTCAAGATCCCATCATTATTTGGCACCTTACATTTTTAGAACAAAatgctatactccactcgggctaacttgtcgctagcggtcattgactccctgtcaaaaacttgtcattttccatataaaccgcgattgacaatgaagtgtcagatattgtcaatcgtggttttatatggaaaatgacaagtttttgacagggagtcaatgaccgctagcgacaagttagcccgagtggagtataggaaTGCCAATAATAACATTTTCTGTAATATAAAACAAGAATATTGGGTAGATACGTTTCATTTTACTTCCTTTTAATGAGATATTTTACCTTAACCACATTATTAAACCAACAGTCCTGACTTCCGTCATGTATTTCACGAATATCCAAAACATACAACTCATGTTTATGATCAAAACCGCATGCCCCGTTTCACCATCTCCCTCATATGTGCAGTGATGTTCGCTAGCTGTCTCGCTCGTTTGGTCCGCGCTGCCCTGCTCCTCTGCAGCTTCACACTGCGGGCTTCAGCCACGTAGCACTTGGCTGCAGCATGAGCTCGCCTCAACGCGTCCTCTACTTCCACGTCTTGGCGGACCAGCATCGTCTCCCAGGTGCTTAGTGCTCGATTGATGGCGAGGCGCtggaataatattaatttgtgatAAGCCTGCTTCGACCTTGCTTCTAAAGTATTTGAACATTTACAGCTACTTATAGGGAACTCGTTGCGCTAAGAGGAGTGAGGAGAAAGGTACACAGCATTCAGCTTCTCTCGCGATTATCTCAAGGAATTTTACTAGATTTGCCCGTTCGCCACCTGAAGGCCGCATCACTTCGCCGAGGGGCCCGGCAAGAGTACATAAGTGGGATAAAGGAAAGGAGAGTGGGTATGTTTAGGGAGGGGATCGATCATGGGGTAGGATACTGTAGCCCTTTAGGGATCAGGGAGGGGAAGGACTAACAGTAGCTCCGGTGTTCGGGGTCGCGTACCCGAATCCTTCTAGGTCCTAGGATGATATCGGACAGGTATCACCTAAATACGACCTCTGGACAAGGGAACCTGTCCTAGTAGgtataaattacttaataaaatgaATTACTTGAGATGCCTCTTTCAGTCGAGCACTTCGTTTTCTCCCGGCATCGTTGGCTCTTTTGATCCCGTCCACAAGTTGCAACTGCTTCCTCAGCTCTTCAGCCGCGCCGATCCGGCTGCGCCTCTCGGCGGCTATTTGTGCTCTTGTCTCCTCTAATATTACTTTGTCCAGGGTTTTACATATCTATAACAAAAGCATTCATGATTTATGATCGAATTGCACTTCAAGTACGTTCTAAAAATTGCATTAGAAGGTTTGCAATTTTGCAAAATCATACCTTATCTCGATTTCACAAAAGGAATTACGTGACCCAATAGGCGTGACTATTAGCAATCactttttagtaattttaataagcAGGTCCATTTttagtactaataaaaaaaaagtagagtTTTAGATATCACAGGCTGCTAAATTCGTTATTCTTTTTTTTGGTTTCACCGTAGTCGAATTACTACATGTTGCCTAGTTTTGGAAGTTTTTCGACATGAGagttaatctaaaaaaaaaatataatatttaggtgGATGGTGCAGGCCACTTCTAGTGGTAAACCAACCTTCTCATCTTCTCTATCAGCCAGCATGTCCGCTGTCCTCATCTCTTTATGCCGTATGCTGTTGATGAGGTCGCCCCTCCTGGCGTTGAGCTTGGCGGCTCTCTCGCGACTCCTGTGCTCCTGGTAGTTCCTCTCCTGCTGCCGTTTCTCGTGCAGGTAGCGACGGTACTGCGCTGTCATTTCTGCTCCGACCTTATGAAAAATATGTGGTGTCTAGGttgatttttgttaatattatttgtctAATTAAGTGCTTTAGACGAGGAAGTGTATATACTCGTAGTAAGTATATACCTATGTATTTCCCAAAGACCTAATATTTTCCtatgtaaaatatttctttagCAGAGTCCTGATTTCACTAAGTGTGAGTGTTAATTATTGCTTGTGAAAATATGATGCCTTTTCTTGAATTGATCTTGAAGAATATATTTAATGAGCAGTTAGTTTTAACAGGTCGCAATGGTGAAATTAGTACTTACCAACAGAAATATCTTTCTTTCTACAAAGGCAAAAGAAATCTGCCATTATGaccttttttaatttatcaggATTTTTATTTATGCAAGCAACACGCTAATACCATTTTGTTCAATGATGCTATGTGTGCAAGTGTTTAGGATATCTgcgagaataataataattattagttacaTTTAGGTAATGTTCTGTTCTGATCGTTTCCCGGTCTAATCAAACACCTTATAATAATCCTCACCGCTTCCTTCTCCATTTTCTCCTGTATCCACATCCTGTGGAACTGCTCCGCCAGTCGCTCTCTCTCATCGCTTTCTTCTCTCTTCCGAGCGAGGGCCGCCAGCAGTCGCCAATCCCGCTCGGGTATCTGGTCTAGGAGGTCCTCGCTTTGGTAACAGGAGTTGGGCCCTGGGATATCACGTAAGTAAAAGTCATCGTGAAATTGGTCTTATTCTAGAGCGAAATAACATTGTTGTTAGAGTTTAGACCTTGGTGACCAATTAGAAACAATTCTACTGTAAAATTAGACTTAGGTATATTAGAGCATTAGAACTTTGCTAGTTGCTACATTGAAGCCGCAGTTATTTCCAAAATACCACTAAAATACAAACGCTTGTAAGCTACAGACTTAGCCTACACTAGATGCCTTAGACAACTTAAGGTCTCAAAGGTTTTAATcagtatttttggacaaaacaGAAATATTACTTACCAAGTGCACATCGTCCGACCGGAGATAGTTTCCTTGGAGAGGTACAGAGTGATCTTCTAGGTGACTCTGTTATGAGTTTGTAGCAGAATACCATCGTGATGTCCTTctgtttctttttaaccgactcccaaaaaacgaggaggttatattatgttcggctgtggatatttttttttcaataataaactGTTCTTCTTTTTATTTGAAGTAGGTGATTATGGTAAAGTCAATCTTCTCTACAACATTTAGATTCgtttaaacattttaatgtcTATCAGTATTTTTAACAAATGTTGTGTTCCTAAGATTTAACTAATTCTTTTGTgaacacaaaaatataaattaacaaaGGACTGTATCAAGTTTACAATTTCATAATAACTTATCACATTTGAAATATCTCACGCACTGGCCACATTTGAAATCCGAAACTTGTTTATGAAATTGTTATAGCGCTTAGTCGCTAGGATCGTATCGATTATACCTTGTGTTTCAAAATTTAGGTCATACAAGAAAACGTGGGGTTAATAACTTTATGGCGCATCAACAAAAGTAGATAACAAAATTACAGCCGCGTCTGAAGCGTAGGGTGTTTAAATCGTGCTATTTTGTGTCGCAACTGAATTCATGGCTAGTTGCATCTGATGTTAAAATAGTTTCACCACCCATCGCTAATCTGGAGCACGATAAACGGagattctaatattataacatttcaaACCATTGAGTATTGACTCGCGATTGGTAGCGATTTCAAAAGATAGCCTTATCAGCTGCTATCTGACATGAGATATCGCGACGCGATATGCCAGTTGAGGACGAGCCACGAGCCGGTGGTGACGCGAGATATGGACAAAGATAAAAGACCTTTTGTTAGAAGAGCGGAGGTACTGAAGAAACTCAACACAGAAAACTTGCAGCTGATCGAGCGCGGTCTGCTCGGGGACCTCCCCGAGAGGTTCAAGCCGGTACCGTCCCGGGGACAGTCCACCGAGCTGGCGGTGGCCAAGCCCACCAGTCTCCTGTCGTCATGTCTCCCCATCGTCCCGGACTCCCCGCCGCCGTACCCCGAGAAACGCTCCCCGTCGATAGAAAATCTCTCATCCTCTCCGCTCAAG comes from the Aricia agestis chromosome 6, ilAriAges1.1, whole genome shotgun sequence genome and includes:
- the LOC121728277 gene encoding Meckel syndrome type 1 protein, which produces MQDYHKSNKIPSLLWIKSSLNCFKFRIKLKPREGVVKFPKFCDSEPTNINESGTSDYVFEWHEKVFSRWEFNHYSEPNNCILENEKEYNRKIQNEDYKVSQMFTYLDSERMPKVEIKKSEETSLIERVRERISNDVTSSTRHLFKSELDLNSNDEQWQSMHIVWDNSEYNEDSQILFKDECLLLSLNYNPSNNTLLMSPRENDIDYNPYDVYTGAGVLGFQYGVQVIEEQNDEEELVALVNKLNSKLDKKQKSVLQFVAPPLGRNITSVHFEIVTGENFDHDNVYVEYTIKVPNEIDCSGDLHGRTHVSKMLEDGSSRCYFGHVMNFELEYNNGFDPPPLTIYFEVISVDWWRRHRTEGYAYIKVALVPGNNEETRLECRRPEEDKREAERRRFFVGECHLIKDLRVLDHPQDYDAKFRFVTSGDITVRWNVITQAHNPGSQPSGPSSASRLLQGAEDALQQYSRAKATLASATEDLDAIYGSGDR
- the LOC121728280 gene encoding capping protein inhibiting regulator of actin dynamics, which encodes MVFCYKLITESPRRSLCTSPRKLSPVGRCALGPNSCYQSEDLLDQIPERDWRLLAALARKREESDERERLAEQFHRMWIQEKMEKEAVGAEMTAQYRRYLHEKRQQERNYQEHRSRERAAKLNARRGDLINSIRHKEMRTADMLADREDEKICKTLDKVILEETRAQIAAERRSRIGAAEELRKQLQLVDGIKRANDAGRKRSARLKEASQRLAINRALSTWETMLVRQDVEVEDALRRAHAAAKCYVAEARSVKLQRSRAARTKRARQLANITAHMREMVKRGMRF